In the genome of Raphanus sativus cultivar WK10039 chromosome 9, ASM80110v3, whole genome shotgun sequence, the window TATAAAAagattagattaaaaattacatattcGGTTAGTTTGGttagaatatattttacatattataactaactttagaataaatgttgaaatataatttgtgtaaaatatattttattcatatttttaatatatgattagaaaatgataaataacatatttataatgtactacaaatatgaatatattaagTAAAGATTTGTGTCTTGCGCGAAGATAGGTCATTCTTAAAATATTAAcgttttttaataatatacgGCTTGCACATAatgagattttataaaatattattaaataaaaatgtgttttagatttttttgataatagcaaatatatgcaaaatatattttaatgatctGATCAAATAAAATGgtaaaaaagtttaattttatcaatatatagaTGACaaggatattaaaaaaaaaaatatatatatatatatatatatatatatatatatatatttttttttttttgaatgtatattaaatgaaacttcctACTCATATtgatttatgatcatttgtattttggtataacaaaaaaaaaactattgaccacaaaaatttaaatgtgatattttattgttttaataatttatagccgttttgtaaaattaaaagtataacatatacaaaatctaaaaaattctatatgattaatgtgatttttattttattttgataatataaaatcaaacaaaatggTAAATGATTGAAACTCTTTTTTGaaagaaactcttttttttgttgaaaaatgaAAGAAACCCTTTATACAATCAAATTTAAGTTATTATATTCACAAAACGTAAATccatgtttaaaatatttataatatgttcgtaaatattaaattaacattaaatcatttaatttaaaatttaatgtgttaAAAATAAGATGAATTTATTTGAAttcaataaaaatgtaatagtacaaaatatttgatttgattatatgactatttaaattatagtttatttatatatacatataaattagataaaagaacatattagtttatttctattataaaacattaaaatacattttgataaaggattaaattattttttaaaaagagaatcaaaataatacaaaatagaTGAATtctataatttgaatatttatctaACTATGCATATTTTCATcgtaattacaaaaattataactcaaataatttatattaacatattttgtttccaagaaaaatataatattggaAATAAACACAATACAAATTAAACTTACGTTAGGTAGAATACtgaaattattttcttaaattatattgttattaattttgaatgaaattattattagttattatcttttatttttattattaattatttaaaaatattattaattatttttacattttgaattaaatatttatttttaatgcaaCCAAACTCcggatatatttttgataacttTTGAGGATAGCACGGTAAGAGTCTAATTCTTGTTTACTAGTAGATAAATAGGCCCCTAAACATTGTGTTAAAAAAAGTCCCCTAAACAATGATTACATGTTTCTTCACTATTCACCAAGTTCTCCAACCGTTGCTTCTTTCTATATGCCACACATCTTCACTTCGCAACTTTGATTGGTGTATAGGACGTTGGCTTTTGCAGTCATACAACaacaacttcttcttctccaccaccaccaccttcaTTTTCATGACATTGGCGTGGataccaaattttagcaaaaaaaaagaaaagacattGGCGTGGACGTATGGGTCGAAccattagagcatctccattggtgAATCTCATGGTGAGgttcacaaatttttttttttttttttacattttgactttttttcaaaaaaaaaaaaaaaataataataatcaaaccaatcgcgggccgccacgtgtcgtggAGCCCGCAGAATAGCTAAGAGACAGGTTCACTCCCGTGAACTTTTGCGAGACAGGTtcaaaaaataatgttaatttattgtttttctttttcggGATGGGTGTGAACCTTATATTACACCCCCCAATGGGAATGCTCTTAGAGTACTCTCGTTCTCGCCTTGGCGTTTTTGGCTATATTTCTTTGATGATCCATTTTATTTTACTCTGACAGTTTTAACATTTGATCTCGGTTAACCCCAACAAGAGTCAAAAGTTATTCgaataagtgtcactttaacatttttcatataaattaagaaaatgttggaaatatatgtaaatttttattcatcACACTTCTCTCTGactaatattatttgagataaataaacttatttataaaattaatgcagttggttaatagataaataaaattattgataaaattAATGCAGTTGGTTAATTAGCTGTAAATGAACATTCATCAAGATTTATGATCTCATTCAGAATTATAAGACGAGTAAAGAagctttaaatattttactagcCAAAGGTCTTTATtctaggggtgggcactttacccgatacccaaagtggcacccgaacccgacccgaaaaatccgaaccaaaatccaaaccgaagtagcaaaatacccaaacgggtattgaattatgagagattggatatccgaacccgaacgggtaatacccaaacccgaatggatattcGAAAATAACCGAACTTATGTACTATTAACCATATATTCATAGTttacttctctaattttattcaaaatacttatattaattatatacatggtttaaaattagataatatacatataattgcaAGAAAAGTGATCTTTTGCTCACTTAAAatgcttaaaatgcatgtccaaattttagtttcatgcattaacaaaagctacaactaaaaatttaaaacaataatcaaattagtgtattttatttttaagattttatcttcaaatcattcaatgtattaaaaataaaatatcagttaagtaaaatttatattttttaaaagaaaaaaacttgagaaatgaagaagttaatttttttttgcaaaatctaaatatccgaaaacccgacccaaaataaccgaacccgaactaaaaatatccgaacccgatccgaagtacagaaatacccgaacgggttttatactcctataccgaaatacccgaaaatccgaaatacccgatccgaacccgaacgggtatccgaacaCTCACCCCTACTTTATTCGTTCACACAAGAGACCGAGAGATGCCACACAATACTTTTCAAATACGTTTTATTAGCCAAAGGTCTTTATTCGTTCACACAAGAGACCGAGAGATGCCACACAATACATTTCAAATACGTTTTATTATTTTCGATCCTGATAAGTGGTTTTACGCTTTAGGCAGCAAAGCTGTGGTGATATTATTTCTTAAAACCTTGTAAACTGATTTCCATCCTTCTTGGGTAGGGTGAATTGGATCCCAGAAGAAAGCAGACTTAGGATCATCACATAACGTAGAATTCTTGATATCATTCAAGTCGATTTTATAACATGCTATGAATGGGGTTTTAAACGTCAGAATCCCTGCATTTCCATGGTACAAAGCCTTAATAATATGgttatattatacatattacagatgaaaatattaaactttggGGGGAGTATgaaaatgttgacaaaaaaaattgtttttattaacttttattacCTGGGATTCCCCCTGTGTTGTTGAAGACAGTCAAGAAGGTATTGTAGTAATCTATGATGGTAAAAGCCGAATCAATATCATTGCTCTCATTGTTAAGCTTGGCGACTGATTTCTGCAACAAGTCGTTGTGGTATTTTACATTATCCTGTACAATGCCTTTGATAGATTCAGGGAGGTTTGCAAGCACCGGGGTGTACGCGAGCGGTGTCAGTGATGGTATTGCTATCTTCTTTACTCCCAAGGTACGGATACGCCTCAAATCCACCTCGATTTGATTCACAACTTTCTCGATGAATGATTTCAACCCCTGAGAATGCaatatagttaaaatttaaataactatAAGTCTATACCCAGACTGATCATGGTGCACTGGTTAAAGCTATTAGCCTAGGACGAAGACCAGTTTTCAATTTAATTCATATACTAAACCAGTAAGTAACTGATATATCGACTGCATACCTAGTTCTTTTTTGTTCAAAGCCATTCGGTTATAAAAACAATTCTACAAGTAAAAATCGAACAAGATTTAACCATATAGATTATAGCTGTATTTTAAATACTGTTTACTAATCTTACAAATAATAATCCGAGAGGGTCATCAAGATGCGCGAGAACGAAAGTAATGTAGTCGTTGCCAGCAACACTGACGAGAGCGACGGACGAAGAAAGGTCGGATGGAGAGTAGACATTGCCGAGGAGTTTCTCGAAGAGATTGATCTGACCGGTCATGTTAGGATATTTAACCTTAGTGTCGAACACTCCTGTTCCTCCGTATGCAAAACTCATTCCGTACTGTAACCGTGTCTTATCCACGTCATCTTTCTCTTTGTAGGTCACAGGTAACTTTATCCTTAGCAATTGGGCTGTATGGAGGAAACATGTGTCTCATTACAAATATGGAATATCGATGATTAGACAAATTAACAcattaaaatgaattttaaaagagaaatatgACATCGTGTTCTCAAACAAATTCAACATATACAACctaacttattaaaaatataaatatgcatGGGAAGACAGTAAGAGACTATAACAGAAATTTGTTATCCTCCAGAATACATCTAATTTTAAACAGAGGAAGTATGTGTTTTCCTTTCACAAGTTTTTCCATACGACGCTGTAGTGGATTTAAACTAGAGTCTTCAActgtcaataattttttttttcatttgaagtTAATGAAGACAATGCTCTGGCGTTAtgcttcaaaagaaaaaagattagaAATAGAGAAGTACCTAGAAAATCGGTGGAGATGTGGCCGTCCGAGAACCTGCCAGAGGGTTTACCCGGGTAAGTGATACCGTAAGGGAATTCCCATGCCCCCTTATCAGTAGTCTTTGTGTTTCCAGTATCGACATAAGAATCTCCAAACACAAACAATTTATTTCGACCGGAAAAGCGATGATTCTGATTTGAACTCTCAACTACATCGATATCTCCTGCCAAAAAgagttatatgtatatataagaaattgtATTtgtacttttcaaaaaaaagaaaaagaaattgtatttgtatataaaaattgattCATATGGATTTTAAAGAATATGTTGCAGTGACAACTGCATATAATTGAGTTACCAAAGAGGAGGGAAGAAAAAATAATCAGTAACAGCGAGGCCAAGAGTTTCATTAAGGAGTTCATTTTATTGTTTAGAGAGACAGACAGTGTGGATGAGATGGGATGACTGAAACTGAAGTGTAATCTTTCTTATTTATAAGCCTGCAAACacgaaaatattgaaaatatcaaaataatcagttttagagtaaatatgtaattttaattcattattatttataaaaattcattGTACAGTATTACCATATCCAAACATGCATCCCTTGTTCCCTAATATCTATTAAAATTAGGGTTGAATCAAGGAAATAATCATAATTTGATTCAAAACTAATGACTATTACGGGAATTACAAAACAGTACAATTTTTGATAGATGTAAATTTTAATCATATGATGTATTACTAATAATTCACAcaagtttctttttttgctaactcTGATAACTAGACTGACGTAAGTATTATCATAAATGTTTTCATTAGAAAAAAGTTCTGAGTTTTAAAACTAatcaataattaatttattcGACCAAATGGTGCATGGTGTTACAGATTAAAGATGATGATTTATCAACTGCATATGGATTGTTCTATCAAACATTTAAAACGTGTGAGACTAGAGAGAGTAAGCACAtctgtttttctttaattttgtttttatcgaCAAATAAGCGAttaacaattcttttttttttaagaaatgattAACAATTCTCAAAAATATAACTAACTCAACAAATAATAGTGTTTTTCTATACTTCTATCCTTTTGCCGACAAGTAACTAATATATAACAGTGTATTTTTGTTAACTAATTCGACAAATAGTAACCAATGCCTGATACGTGAAAAGAAATCTCATGAGGGAGATGCATAAATGACAAGATTCCTAAgatgataaatttatttttacctttATCTACTAAATACCTCAATAGTTATAACTTTATTGGATGGAGTTTGattataagttttatatttaacacTAAGAacagtttcaaaattttggatCTTTATGTGTGAATTAATTTTTGTaatgaacaaaatatatttattgtgtGAAAACTTATACCTATTATTCTCTGACgataaatatatgcatattatagagcttaaattttatatcaaataaaaaaattattctaaaataaatatttatttctatatgtTTTATTGAGAGAGAAAAGAACTTGAAATGAATATTTATTGAATTAAGAAAAATGTACAGATGGTTATGTATCTATGTACAGGTATAAGGCGAATAACTATGTACTCTGAATGTTTCAGAGAGTTTTGGATATACATCTTTTGGATAACTATTTACATCttaattataaacattataatttataactcaaataatttatatattaacatatactgtttccaagaaaaatataatattaggaATAAACGCAATACAGATTAAACTTACATTAGGTAGCATaccaaaattattttcttaaacttaaattattattaatcatttttcCATTctgaattaaatatttatttttaatacaaccAAACTCcgaatatatttttgataacttTTGTGGAAAGCACGGTAAGAGTCTAATTCGTGTTTATTAGCAGATAAATTGTCCCCTAAACAATGATTACATAAAATGATTTCTTCACCATTCACCAAGCTTCATAGCTTTGGTTGGTGTATATGACGTTGGCTTTTTGAGTAGTACACTTTAGAAGTTTGAAGAGTAAATAAAGTCTCACTATTGTATTTGAAGAAGGGAAGCCTTGGAGATTAACAAGAATTTAAAAGCCAAAATCAGTAGTGTCAAGCACATTTAAAAACTCGTCTGCAGAGGATCCAAGGATCCATCTAAGAGGCTTTCGTTTGATTAATTCCCAGACAACCAAAAGTAGGTTCGAGGTAAAATACAAGGAAATAGCTGCGAAGTatatcaacaaacaaaaaaaaaaacaggggaaaccaaaatacttaaattaaaGACAACTAAGAAACAGAGTCATGTTCCGTTTTCAATTTCACTAAACGTGTCAGGTATGATCCACATTTACATCTTTTACTCTACTCCTCCTCCACCCAAGGACTGCCTTTCTTTAGAATCCATCAGAAATGGTGATCATGGCAAAagttaaaaatctatcttacctgtaaaaagaaaaattgtgaTCCAGAAAAGAGAACTATTTCAAAGCCGGaacaaaatgaaacaaacaACTTGAGAAGACTAAAAGGCAACTCGATAGACGATATGGTTAGGTTCAAAGAAAAGATGATTATAACCTGTCACATTGTGAGGACGGATGATAATCCTGATATATCCAGGTTGAATTTTCTGAATTTAGCGACAACATTCCTTTAATCCACTCTATTCGAACAACTATCTCTTCCAAGTCCATCACAGCAGCTTCAATAGACTCTGATTCCATGATATTCAACGCTAGATCCTCCTCATCTCCTACTAACTTCTTTGTAGGTTtcaccttttcttcttctctagtTTCTTCAGCTCCTATATCCAAAAAACCACCAGATTATCTAGAAATGAGTTAACATCTCAatcacttattaaaaaaaaataatgtcgTTGAAGCTAACCTTCATTTGGAAGTTTCATTAGCTTAGCACACTGCCTCTTTTCCCCATCCTATTAAGAAAGATTGATGTTAAAAACAATTAACACTCAATCAGGGATTACTTTAGGAACAACCTTAGAGAAAGGGACAATCCATCCATCTTCGAGTGACCATTCCAACGAAGGACGCAAATCCTTAAACACAGCATCGTAGCTTTTTCCTTCTCCATACGGTTCAGGCAACAACTCaatctaccaaaaaaaaaaagatgtaaaaaTCTAAAGCTCAACAAGAGCCTCTTAACAAAAGTTGAAAACTTTCACAATATACCTTAGCcgattcatcttcttctctcacTTCTTGAACCGTCCCAGACCAATAGCAATCGTCTTTCCACCAATCCACCAAGTCTCCCACCTTCCAAACACCGTTAACAACaacaacttcttcttcttcttcttcctcgtcaaGGACTTCACTTTGGTGACGTGGACGTATGGGTCGAACCATTAGGGTAGTCTCGTCCTCGCCTTGGCGTTTTTGGAATACTTTTGTTGTGTGTATTCCTGAGGGATgatgataataaaaaaatgttgtaaCCATCTTAAAACAAACACttgagaaaaaaacacaaagagGATTGGAACTAAACCTTCTTCTGTGAAATCAAGATATTCCAAATCGTAGAATAAAGCTCTCCCTTTGTTGAATATCTTCGtaatctgattaaaaaaaaagaacatacgAGTATTTTTGACATCAGATAAAGTATAAGTAActgaggagaaggaggaggaggaggagtgtACCTTGCACCGAAACCATGCTCCACGGAAACCCAATTCGAAAGATCTTGCTTCGATGGTGTGACCCACTTCGAACGGTAGATTGATTTGAGTCATTTCTGCTCAAATTTGTTAACTGCACACTCAGCTACAAAGGAGGGGCCTAGAAATAGGTCTAGCGATTAGAGAAGAAGTCACCGTTGAGTCACCGACTGTGGTGACGgggaatttaaaaaaaaatggtaatgaggccaaataaacaaaaagaaaatataaaagttcacaaaaatcaaaatcaccTCCACCTCATACTTTCTCTTCCTATTTCTCTCTACCATCTTTCTACAAATTTAAGtcctataaaaaaatataatttatttttaaacaaaaataatgattttattattggttttgGGCTAATTTATCTCTTTTTAACATTATAAAGACCGCTgcatcaaaataatttattagtttaACATGGAGTGTGTAGTGCTAGCCTGCTTGGAGTGGACTTGAATACCAATTTTCTTGTCCGAGTTTCCTTCGAGATGGTTTGTGGTTCCTCAGACTGTTCTTCGATTGTTTCTCTAATGATTTATGCTTTTGTTTCAGGTTCCGGTAACAAACTCAAGCTGTGATCTACTGTAATAACTGAATggttatttttgaaattttacattAGTTTAACTTTAATCATGTCTTTAGAAATTAGAATTGCgagtaaactttttttaaaaattattttagagtCCTTTTTAGCTTTTTTGAGGGCTTTCTCAGACATCTATGCTTTGATTATGTACTCAGATATGATTTGATTTCTTCAAAACTGATTCTATCTCTTATGTCATTACTTGGTTAATGAAAATTcacatttttttatcaaaagaaaaattgagaagaatatttttttctgaaccATCTGAAAGTTTTTatacatatgaaaataaatttaatgaaaaagaaTTGTCAGTACAATTATAAGTCTATAACAAATCTTTGTGatactaaaaaaatagttttatacgACAAgcctgttttctttttttctaactGATGCAAATCCACTTTTGATCATCTATCAATTAACTCTTTCACCGGTTTTACTGGTTCGTAGTGAAGAAGACAATCTAGACAAAAGGAACATAGAAGCCGATAAAATGAAGAGTGATGCAGCAAAACAAGCGAGGTCCATACATGTCACCAGTGGCGTAGTCTTGAACTTCTCCATCATCCCAACGTGAAGTATCATTACCACTGCATACCCTATTCTCGCCTTTACTTCACCAATCGATTGATTGCTTTGGTTTGATTTGCAGCTCACAAACATGTTATATATAGCGTTTCCCAGAACTAGCATGGATGTGCCGAACAAGAACATATCTGCGAAGTTTAAGAGATCATAACAAAGATGGGATCAAGGTTCTTTCACTCTAGAAAGTCATGCATGCACACCACCAATGAGTCAGGATTAGAGCAATACCTATGGCTTCGATTAAAATGTGAATTGTGTTACTCTTTACTCCATGCGTCAATCCCTTAAGATAATGTGAATAGCATTCTAAGACACGAGAGCAGCCCTGTAAATCGCACGTAACATTAGATTTCAACTGGTCTGTGGTATCGAATGATAAAGGTTACGTAAACTTCTATCCTATTTTTTACTAacgaaattttaaaaaatctattctTTTTCCACCGAAGATTATGGGAAAAAATGAAATCATTAAAATGCCCCTTCTTATAAAATGGACGAAAATTAATCCCTTTTTTGTTAAACCGACAAAGTTTATTCTATTCATTTTGAGATGTTATTAAAAtccacaaaattttataaatagaaagTAGTTAACTGGAATAATATCTGTAAATGTTTGTGTGGATTTGAATAGTTAGAGATATGTGAGATATATAAGACTCGGAAAAGAATTTGGTTTCAATTATGTTTTTTCATTTCTACATGTTTTTACTATAATAATCATTTTTAGCTGAACATGCCCCCGATGAAATATTGGATCATATGCATAGCTACAGTGTAGCTCAACAAAATAGTTTCCAGTGAAGATAAATTTGATTGGATTCATGAATGTTTTATTATACGAAagtattttaaaactatatttttgatCTAATTAAAGCTGAAGAAGAAAACTACCTCAAAGAAACAGAGTACAGAACCTAATAAAGTTCCAGCAACTGCAAATAGGGTGTAGAATCTGCAGTCAAGTATTACCTGCattcaattaaacaaaaacttaaCTCTGTATTCAATTGGTTTAGACCTTTAAGTCGCGTATTTAACATGGTTTCACAAAAtgtttctctataaaatgaggaaatatatccaaataaaaccaaataagtagaaacaaataaatataaattatatatatggagggaaaaaaaaaaggagatatACCCTCTCTATATTCCTCTGCAACTGCAGTCTCCATGCCCTTCTTCTGATAGCTTGCCTTAACTCCGTGATAAAAATATCAGTTACTTGGGAGACAAGAAACACAGAATCCATCAATCCTCGTCTTACTTCTGTCTTACTTGTGATCACGATCTCTGAAGTAGGCACATAAGCTTTCACCTCCACCGACGATTTTCTCTCGGATGGTTTCTGATTCTGACCATCCGATCCTCGCCCCAACGAGCATTTCAGGATTCTTGTGCGTGACAGGGAACACGTCGGAGAAGAAAATGATGGAAAAATGAGATCCGACTGTTTTGAATTACGACGCAAGAGTAATCTAGTGGtgctcattgctctatatttgCTTTAGTTTCGAAGCTTTCGTAGGTCTATAGaccacatatatatacacagacACATTCTTGTGTAATAAAGTGTAAAACGAGTCTTAGTGTGTCTGCGAAGGGAAGAGAAGATTCGTGGtatatttctagttttcttgttttgttgtgCACTT includes:
- the LOC108826252 gene encoding GDSL esterase/lipase At5g03610-like; this encodes MNSLMKLLASLLLIIFSSLLFGDIDVVESSNQNHRFSGRNKLFVFGDSYVDTGNTKTTDKGAWEFPYGITYPGKPSGRFSDGHISTDFLAQLLRIKLPVTYKEKDDVDKTRLQYGMSFAYGGTGVFDTKVKYPNMTGQINLFEKLLGNVYSPSDLSSSVALVSVAGNDYITFVLAHLDDPLGLLFGLKSFIEKVVNQIEVDLRRIRTLGVKKIAIPSLTPLAYTPVLANLPESIKGIVQDNVKYHNDLLQKSVAKLNNESNDIDSAFTIIDYYNTFLTVFNNTGGIPGILTFKTPFIACYKIDLNDIKNSTLCDDPKSAFFWDPIHPTQEGWKSVYKVLRNNITTALLPKA
- the LOC108824193 gene encoding uncharacterized protein LOC108824193; translated protein: MTQINLPFEVGHTIEARSFELGFRGAWFRCKITKIFNKGRALFYDLEYLDFTEEGIHTTKVFQKRQGEDETTLMVRPIRPRHQSEVLDEEEEEEEVVVVNGVWKVGDLVDWWKDDCYWSGTVQEVREEDESAKIELLPEPYGEGKSYDAVFKDLRPSLEWSLEDGWIVPFSKDGEKRQCAKLMKLPNEGAEETREEEKVKPTKKLVGDEEDLALNIMESESIEAAVMDLEEIVVRIEWIKGMLSLNSENSTWIYQDYHPSSQCDR
- the LOC108825941 gene encoding uncharacterized protein LOC108825941, yielding MSTTRLLLRRNSKQSDLIFPSFSSPTCSLSRTRILKCSLGRGSDGQNQKPSERKSSVEVKAYVPTSEIVITSKTEVRRGLMDSVFLVSQVTDIFITELRQAIRRRAWRLQLQRNIERVILDCRFYTLFAVAGTLLGSVLCFFEGCSRVLECYSHYLKGLTHGVKSNTIHILIEAIDMFLFGTSMLVLGNAIYNMFVSCKSNQSNQSIGEVKARIGYAVVMILHVGMMEKFKTTPLVTCMDLACFAASLFILSASMFLLSRLSSSLRTSKTGERVN